The window GCGGCAAGGCGGCGATGCTCGCGGAGTACATCTACGTGCAGATGTTCCAGCTCTCCAACTGGGGCCTGGGCGCCGCACTGAGCATCGTGCTGATGCTGCTGGTGGTGGGCTGTGCGCTGCTGTTCGGACAACTCATCGGCTACCGCCGCCTGCTCGGGAGGGCTGAGCTGTGACTCCGCAGGGAACCTATCTCTCCGCCATGCCCAAGGGCGTGAAAAAGCCGCAACTCCCACGCCCGCAGGTCGGCCGCTGGCTGTCCTGGGCCGCCCTGGCGCTGTCCGCGCTGTTCCTGCTGCTGCCGATCCTGGTGATCGTGCCGCTGTCGTTCGGCAACCAGCGCTACCTGGCCTTCCCGGACGGCGGCTGGTCGCTGCGCCATTACGCGACGCTGTTCGATGGCGCCTGGCTGGTGTCGATCCTGCAGAGCCTCGGCCTGGCGCTGGTGGTCGGCGCGTTGTCTACGGCGCTGGCCTTCCTGTTCGCCACCGGCATCTGGCTGCAGCGCCGGTACCGCACCTTGCTGACCGCCATCGTGCTGTTGCCGATGATCGTCCCGCAGGTGGTCTCGGCCATGTCGATCTACTACCTCGATGCACGCCTGGGGGTGCTCGACAGCCTGCTGGGCGTGGGCTTCGGCCATCTGCTGATGGCGCTGCCGTACTCGGTGATCGCCCTGCTGGTGGCCTACGCACGGCTCGACCAGAGCCTGTACAAGGCCTCGCGTTCCCTCGGCGCCGGGCTCTGGCCGACGCTGTGGAACGTGCTGCTGCCCAATGTGCGCGGTGGCGTCGCCGGCGGTTTCTTCATGGGCTTTGTGATGAGCTGGGAAGAGGTGGTGGTGACGCTGTTCACCAGCGGCCTGAACGTGGTGACGTTGCCCAAGCGTATCTGGGACGGCCTGCGCTACAACCTCGACCCGGCGATTGCCGCCGTGTCCACCCTGATGATCGTCCTCACCCTGGTGGTGATGCTGGTGCGCCTGTACCTGGCGCGCCAGCAACCACCCAGCTGACTGTTTCAACCCCGCATACGGCCGCCCGATGGCGGCCCCAAACAAGAACACCTGTGTCGCTTGCACCTTGTCCCTGAGGAGGGAATCCCCATGCTTACTGCTTTCCCCGCTCGCACCTACCGTCAACGCGTCGAAGCCGTCAAACGCCGCATGGCCGACCGAGGCCTGGATGCCCTGGTGGTCAATTACCCGGACAACATCAACTACCTGAGCGGCTTCGACAGCCTGGGCTTCCTCTGGTACCAGGCGCTGATCATCTCGCCCAAGCTGGCCGAGCCGGTGTTCCTCACCCGCACCAGCGAAGAGCCCTGCACCTGGGAGCTGTCGTGCATCAACGAGGCGATCTTCTATGACATCGCCAAGCAGGACCCGCTGAAGATCGTTGCCGACGTGCTGGCCCAGGCGGGTTTGAGCCAGGCGCGCATCGGCCTGGAAATGACCGCCTCGACCTTCTCCCCGGCGCAATATAACGCGCTGCTGGGCTACATGCCCGAGGCGCGCTTCGAAGACGCCGGCCCCCTGGTCGCCGAGAACCGCCTGATCAAGACCGCCGAGGAAATCGAATACCAGCGCAGCGCCGCGCGCATGGCCGACCAGGGCATGCTGGCCGCCTTCGAGGCGCTGCGTCCGGGCATCTCCGAGGTGGAAGTGGCCGGCATCGTCGCCAACGCCCTGGGCCGTGCCGGCAGCGAGTACTCGGCGATCAGCCCGATGTGCGCCACCG of the Pseudomonas sp. PSE14 genome contains:
- a CDS encoding ABC transporter permease codes for the protein MTPQGTYLSAMPKGVKKPQLPRPQVGRWLSWAALALSALFLLLPILVIVPLSFGNQRYLAFPDGGWSLRHYATLFDGAWLVSILQSLGLALVVGALSTALAFLFATGIWLQRRYRTLLTAIVLLPMIVPQVVSAMSIYYLDARLGVLDSLLGVGFGHLLMALPYSVIALLVAYARLDQSLYKASRSLGAGLWPTLWNVLLPNVRGGVAGGFFMGFVMSWEEVVVTLFTSGLNVVTLPKRIWDGLRYNLDPAIAAVSTLMIVLTLVVMLVRLYLARQQPPS
- a CDS encoding Xaa-Pro peptidase family protein; translated protein: MLTAFPARTYRQRVEAVKRRMADRGLDALVVNYPDNINYLSGFDSLGFLWYQALIISPKLAEPVFLTRTSEEPCTWELSCINEAIFYDIAKQDPLKIVADVLAQAGLSQARIGLEMTASTFSPAQYNALLGYMPEARFEDAGPLVAENRLIKTAEEIEYQRSAARMADQGMLAAFEALRPGISEVEVAGIVANALGRAGSEYSAISPMCATGRRSTMTHAMPHRQTISHGDVVILEHAGVCNRYHAILMRTAVIGKPSPRVKEVATLLTEAFNAAIDIAKPGTPVGEANRVCNQILDRIDLSRTRVHRIGYSLGLAYPPTWLEAMMVDEADDHVFQPNMSFSIEPNLSLYNEGFGIKLGDTVLCGEKGSASLSELAPELTIID